DNA from Tachypleus tridentatus isolate NWPU-2018 chromosome 8, ASM421037v1, whole genome shotgun sequence:
AAAGGTGAGCCATTCTTATcggataaggcccggcatggcctaacgcgtaaggcgtgcgactcgtaatctgagggtcgcgggttcgcatcctggtcgcgctaaacatgctcgccctcccagccgtgagggtgtataatgtgacggtcaatcccactattcgttggtaaagagtagcccaagagttggcggtgggtggtgatgagtagctgccttccctctagtcttacactgctaaattagggacggctagcacagatagccctcgagtagctttgtgcgaaattcccaaacaaacaaacaaacaaacttatcggATATAATATAATCGGATTATATTACTGGTTGAATTGTACATGTCATGCTCATGAATTTATCAGTCTGGCAGTGTAATTTAATCGGTAtggttattttatatgaaataaatagaAGAGATAGAACATTTCGATTGTACAAGAGTGTTTTGTCTTCTTTCCCATTTGTACTAAGAGTTAAGTTAAGCTGTGATAAGTTGATTAATAAGGTCAGGCTACGAATAGTCTCGGTAGTGTGGAGCTGTCGGCAGTATATAAAAAGTATTTGACCAAAGTTACTAGTTCCCtcagccctggattaaccattaagcaaaataaacaCGTGCTTAGGGCAGCAAAGGAAGAGAGCACCACAAAGGTTTCTCCTCAGCAATCATGCCCTTAATTCTTTCACTGTCACACTCAACTTTAGTcagtttttttgtaattgtccttgtctggattaaccattaagcaaataACGTTAGGcttaaatactgtaactagtttaatGTAATAAGTACACTGAAAACGCTACTGTAGCCtagaataatgaagtggactattcccaatttaaggccgTCGGTTTCGatttgccttcgcatccaggcatgcAAATAAAGTTTCACACATAGGCCTATTTTGTTGGTGTATGGTTTGTTGACTTATCTAAAGGAAACTGAGCTTAaggttgaggttacaactcattcttcagatatttgattgagattaaggtactctagcctAAGCCTAATCCCGTTTATAGTAGTTCAattgtacagtttacaattgattatatgttatgtatgtgtcccagtacagaatgatcactgtgtatataggctactacagtatgtattgttgatcacaaattgttttggaatactttttggctcacaatggattCGCAGTATTATcattgacattgcttcttgcatacCGCTACCATAGCAACatccttaatgaaacttttgcaatgactgaaaactaattctccTAAAATGGATTAAAGGCAGTCTCGAACCAATTTGAGACTGGTCtcgaatggttttcaaccaatcaaAATGCAGCAAATCAAAAAAGGTATTTATGTTTATATGCTGATGGACCTAGGtcctaggataactttctgataatctttatttaaatgtagaccaagagtttagtatgtttgactatCTCACctacgtttttctttatgaatttcagtgttttctaatcattataactatatgtGATCTATATTATTTTGTgggttttgtttatttacttttcagaCTGCTAGATAAAACGTGTTCAATCAAGTGGTGCACAAAGAGaaaattggcaaaaaaaaaagcaacaaaaggctttggatttagtggccaagactaGAAAGCTGAAtaattttttcactcaacttacacgACATTATTatccaaatcaaaacccatctccaccatcagaagtcacttgtactgcatctgactctgactgacaagattgaagttgaaccaagctccacacctacaagtaccaTTTTGTCCACTTGAaaggtcagaacatcatgatgacgttgaggtgtcacaggctggctCACATGGCACGagtctcacaactgatctcactttgctTGTAAATTTTCCTGATATCTATAGTGTTAATGTTGATtcaagttgctctacaagacagtctgGAGTttaaataattgctgaaaatgaaaatctactgaaTTATGGCAAAATGATTCAGTCtacaaaagaagaagaaattaatGCAAAAGATCCAgctcgatttctctgctgatgatgtggtTTATTGGATTGCTTGTAGATccactgactgtcaacaccaCAATGGGTCATTTGGCAAATCTTGCTGGACATTCAATAGTGGCAAACCAACGTGATACTGTtcgcaaaaacttttctttgggataaaagccaatggtgagcaatacaagaTAGAGAGGTTGTTGTATACACTATCAACAGGgtcagtttactgctttgtttgtaaactttttgctTCTAAAGTTACCTCGCGTTTTtttgaaagagaagggttcagtgactggcaaaatactattgtaattgatcatcatgaaagaagcactatTCACCGAGACTGtatgctaacatacttaactcgcaaacaaggtttaggcttgcgacaagagttggaaaaacaaattaaaaaagagtgcaattactgggaAAATGTCTTGGAGCGTGTAATAGTTGTTATTCGTACGTTAGCTGAACGTGGCCAGGCTTTTCGAGGAACAGAGGAAAAATTtcctttcaaaaaaaaaaaaaaatttagggctgcttgagctcataaatcagtttgatccatttttagcagggcacatttcaaaatatgaaaattctgGAAAAGGACATCCTTCTTACTTGTTCAGAACAAACTGTGAAGAGctcattgaaccaatggctcaGAAGGTCAACGtgttcattgttgatgaagtaaattcttctagctattttagcttgtcagttgactcgacgccagatctatcacatatagtGTTGCGCTTCAatacttaaaagatgggcagCCAATGGaacgctttttaacctttctggaactgaaaagccataccggtgaggaaatggcaaaccaggtattgcagtatTTACGTAAAGTTtggaaacttaattttttaaaatgtaggggtcagtcttataacaatgctgctaacatgtctgggccTCATAAGGAGATGCaccaaaagattttagaagaaaataagtttgccacaTATGTGCCttgtgcagcccattcactaaatctggtaggccaaagtgctgttgactgctgtcaaatcgcagttaattttttctctacaatgcatttgctctatacatttttttcatccTCAACCAgccggtggaaaattcttaaagcttgtttTGGAAATGAAAGTGTATTAAACTccctctctgataccagatgggaaGCAAATGCTGCGGCAACAACAATAATTGTGAAGTCTCTCTTTAAGATTTTGAAAAACTTAGAATGTTTAGCTGAAGGCCAGTCACAAAAGAGaaacactagaagagaagcagatattgcaaataagatgcaagagctacaattgtttttatattgatcatgtgggatgagattttgcaaaaatttcataaagcaagtcaagttctgcaaaatgaggatgtgaacttaaaaacatgCAGATCTGTACAAGTAATTTGCTGACCAACTACGCACTTTAAGGGacgactttgaaagatttgaagcagttgcaaaggaaatactaccagatgttgattacaatcCAGCTcaaacgtgtcagaaagaagatactcaatgacggagatgcacaagaagtagatctgaatgccagagataaatttcgtatcaccaccttctacacaattgttgacaaactagaaatccagatgagaagaagaggagaggtgttcaaagaaatagcaaacagagtttctttcctaagtgatgtgtTAAATGATGttacttcatctgctgaaactgaaaggtactctcagtgttcTCAAAAGTTAACTGATGTTTACCCAGAGGATttggacactaatctctctgccGAGCTTTAGCAGTTTCACTCATGTGcgccataagttcagtgcaacaaaaattgtagaaaccagattcagtcatgctgaactttataaaataatttcagaagacaaaattaCGTGTGTATTTTCAAACGTAGACAttgcattgcgtatattttttaactttaatggtCACAAACTGCACAGCTGAGCGTTCATTATCgcaactcaagcatattaaaaaaacTCAACAGAATAACTATGCGACAAGACAGGCTGTATGCTttgtctctgctaagtatagaaACAGATTTGTTACGCCAAACTCGTTTTAaggacttgatcaaagactttgcaattaaaaatctagaataaaacttcttaaaatttaaatatatattgaggtataaataaataatttgcttacagggttttaagttcaatgtgagaaattgttaacatcaaagtgagaattttaacatcaaaatgaGAATTGTTAagtcagagtgaaaacaaatatatagtaaatataattctttatattatcattaatcaaagaaattatttccctcatcatttctaaataaaacgcCTTAGTTATTGCTTGATTTTCCACGCCcaatctattaaataaataaaaaagtttgcatTATCTATCGCAACAATAacctatgtatttatttttttagagttCATAACCCGGATAAAGAACTGGTACTTCAGCTTGTTATAAAATACCACAGAAATGTCGTGAAATGATTATGATATTGTGCATTCTCATGAGGGCAGTAGACGTGTGCTTGAAATTTCAGTTATTGATTTTGAGGAGATTAAAGCTTTGAaatttttacagtaatttttcCCCCAATATTTTGAGCACTACATTTATGTATTAGAAGCTGTTTTGAACCCTATTTGCATACTTCTACTGGAATAAATTTCACACTGAAAACCTGCTTTGTGTATGGGTAATGAGAGACGTGTATAAATTAGCTTTAACCGGAAGAAATATTGCCAAATATTAAATGCACTTCATTCGCTTTATATGATAGAGTGGAATATATCTTGGCTTTAACTTTTAGTGTATCTAGGATTTACTTATCACAGGTTAGAAGTAGGTAAATTTCATATTACCCAGCGAAGGAGAGATTAAAGTGCGTTTACTCGTATGCATTTAAAATCTAATACACTGATATGTAGAAGCAGATACACACATATCATTTTGTGCTTATGAATGAAATAACACGAGTGTTAATACTAATTAGAAACTGGTTGAAAGAGTGTGAAAagtttcaaagtaaaacaattatagaactaaatatattaataaaaatcacaTATGAAATGTCAAGTCAAATgaaagttggttggttgatttagtgtttaatggcacaaagcagctatgctatctgcgccaaacatccggtaaaaatttaaattaaagtaaatttagtaaaattcataaaaggaaattaaagtaaaacaaaacaaagtttaagaaacataaatagcataaaatcaatgtttacatctagtctacaacgttaagagaaaaactacagtaatacaaattgtaaaggactttctgaaaATAATTGTAGTTATAATAACACGCCAGGAATACTAATAggcaagtacaaaaaccaccgtcagtctcctaaagttggccttttcagtcctggtttcgagtttaaaaacttaaataacattaaaaagattaacggcctttaaaaactaaaaacattaccaaggtggacagtgtcaccattaacAATGGCaatgtctaacgttatggacaaaccttgggacagaacatgtttaaaatggtgccatcgtttaGAGCCGTAAtgacgacaagaaagtaaaatgtggctttttgtgacctgagtgttacacagactacccactggtgcatcagttccagataatataaaacgatgagttaaaaaactgtgaccaatgcgtagcctagttagaacaacttcctctttccgatccttacggaagcaagacggccaaagtccattATAGggctttatttggaaaagcttgttttcgcgttgctcacttcaaggctcggcttcgtgcgggaacgagctcgcgaataccaacatggtctggtatccagaaaaactggatagaagtagatttaaaagagaaatgggccagtcggttttgaatatcggtgagaacagggtgtgaactaacgtgaaacaattccagggccagtagagaagtaagcgagtcagtataaatagtgcagtttgagtactgtttagcttctatgtgattcagggcaagagatgtgacgtacagttcagcagtaaacacagaagctatagaggggattctgcgcgcaaccaccgaaccacaacaaaccatgaaaaagtccacacagtcacctgatttcgaattatctgtataaataggaacggaaggatggttcgaaagatgtttagcaaatatcagacagtatttccaatagaGAGTATCtactttttcagatgacttaaagataggtcacaataggggactgtaagaagccatagtgggatgggctgatcagtgaatacagcaatgttatccaaggacaggcccaattcatccaactgcatctAGACACGAAgtccaaaaggagcaatggcagaccaactgttctgaaaaagtatggtccaccgaggaagaaaaacacaaccccaagtgggatgctttggtaaggaacgaagtttcgaagcatagagtaaaaacagttgaaaatggcagagatgcaaagaaggttcatgagactctgtgtataagctctgaactgggtaagtgcagaaagccccagtgcagagccgaagacCTTGGTGAttaaataagagcacgatatatcttatatatagagcgagcatagaacgtcgatccgctccccaagtggtggaagtgAGGACACGTAGagtgttcagtgctcttgtacatttggcaCGTAACTACTTGATGTATGGTATAAAAAtaagcttacggtcaaagataagccacaagaactttgtctcaagaaccacaggcaacacaacttcaccaatacggagttcagaatcagggtgaataccccgttggcggcaaagtgcatgcaaacggtttaagagagagagaaattaaagccatttgctgtggttcacttcagtaaacgattgagggcagtctgtagctgccgctcattatacctcatgttcgacgactgatatgagatctgaaagtcgtcgacataaagTCCGTttacaacagtgagagggagttgttaaATAATGGCactaatctttatactgaaaagtgtgacactcaaaacacagattaattctttaaaatagaaatttattttaccaGAAGGAGTGGCAATTCCGAAATCTTTAGAATCGAGCAGTCCACCAACTTGGATCAGATCACATTTCCTTTCTACAAGATATTCTATGGTTGTCGACTCCATCAGGAAAGCATAATTTTCGTTTCTTACTCTTTCTACACCTTTTTGAGTTGACTCCACAAACACACTAGGCCGTGCAGACTTCATGAAATACATATCCTTTTGTATGTTGGATTCCTTTCGATAAGATATTTTTCAATTACCGTTTCACTATTTATATCAACCGCTTTTCAGTCATATctagaaatatttttcatctcAAACAATCACCACTTGACTCATTGCAAAACTTGTAGAATAGTCGCTAGTCACTAAATAcgctttataaatttataataatcagAAATTCTTAGATcgtaataaagtttttcttttaaaccaccGCTGTACATTAAACAATACCGCTTACAACGTGTTGTTTAACCAGATAATTATTAGGACTATTTAAGAGGCTATACCAAATAGAAAACCATAACGAGATTTAAGAAATACATGCCTGATTTTTGTAAGGGCGGGATTTTTTACAAAGTGTTTGTGACTTCTTTGCGATAACTTTTTACAATGCACAAACAGCACAatgtccacttgttttaaaatattaatgtattattttaaaacaagtgaaacgtatatacaaatgttcgttaATCTATTGGTTTTACCTTCAAGTGGCAGAGCGGTATATCTGTAGATTCATACTTCTAgaaaacagagtttcgatacccgtcgtgagcagagcacagagagcccattgtgtagctgttagttatcacagttgtatccagagcattaaataattaatattatttcgtCAAATTTCATATAGTCTGGTTCAATTACTTCAGAACacaattagttagttagttatcaccattagattccatctggGAACATaggggccgcaatcgcttgcggattcttcaacaagtatttaagtgagtagtttgttagcccactgcaccgagccgtccctaatttagcagtgtaagactagaggaaaggaagctagtcatcaccacccaccgccaactcttgggctactattttaccaacgaatagtgggattgaccgtaacattataacgcccccacggctgggagggtgagc
Protein-coding regions in this window:
- the LOC143223877 gene encoding glutamate receptor ionotropic, kainate 2-like; the encoded protein is MSTRVVAGIWWFFTLIMVSSYTANLAAFLTVERLVSPIENAEDLAIQTTIQYGCVQSGSTQAFFKESNIQKDMYFMKSARPSVFVESTQKGVERVRNENYAFLMESTTIEYLVERKCDLIQVGGLLDSKDFGIATPSVFLFCDWPSAKHSKFFKILKRDFTIIVVAAAFASHLVSEREFNTLSFPKQALRIFHRLVEDEKNV